One stretch of Schistocerca nitens isolate TAMUIC-IGC-003100 chromosome 11, iqSchNite1.1, whole genome shotgun sequence DNA includes these proteins:
- the LOC126213232 gene encoding uncharacterized protein LOC126213232: protein MEVIKPIFRDLAAPELLKKCIHGKTQNPNESVNSVIWSRIPKTVFVGIETLHFGVYDAVATFNDGNIVRCKVFRNMGMKIGSNMVRAMLALDKERLRAADRAVKSLEIQARVNRRRNKRKLEEEFAEDEDNPSYGPGMH from the coding sequence atggaggtgataaaacctattttcagagacttagcagcacctgaactgttgaaaaagtgtattcacggaaaaactcaaaaccccaatgaaagtgtaaatagtgttatatggtcgagaatccccaagactgtatttgttggaatagaaacacttcactttggtgtgtatgatgctgttgcgactttcaatgatggcaacattgtaaggtgcaaggtatttagaaacatgggaatgaagataggttctaacatggtacgagcgatgcttgctttagacaaggaacgccttcgggctgcagacagggctgtaaagagtctagaaatacaagcaagagtaaacaggaggaggaacaagaggaagctggaggaggagtttgcagaggatgaagataatccatcc